The Spirosoma radiotolerans genome has a window encoding:
- the galE gene encoding UDP-glucose 4-epimerase GalE has translation MTSSGNSPKILVTGGAGFIGSHTVVSLVNAGFEPVIVDDFSNSERSALDGLRAILGHDVTCYPVNCNDATALEDIFRKESPTGVIHFAAFKAVGESVAQPLKYYRNNLDSLLLLLELMPAYGVKNFVFSSSCTVYGQPEQLPVTEETPRLPAQSPYGNTKAIGEDIIRDAVHAKIPVKALALRYFNPIGAHPSAEIGELPLGVPANLVPFITQTAAGIRPSLTVYGDDYNTPDGTCVRDYIDVMDLADAHVQALKKLIDAQDASSYDVINIGTGRGETVLNVIKTFEQATGVKVNYSIGSRRAGDVEQVYADVSKANRVLAWQAKRSLAESLRDAWQWQQKLSSKQ, from the coding sequence TTGACTTCCTCAGGCAATTCTCCCAAAATTCTGGTAACCGGTGGCGCCGGATTCATTGGCTCGCACACGGTTGTATCGCTGGTCAACGCTGGTTTTGAGCCGGTCATTGTTGACGACTTTTCCAATTCTGAACGCTCCGCGCTTGACGGATTGCGGGCGATTCTTGGTCATGACGTAACCTGTTATCCGGTCAATTGCAACGACGCCACTGCCCTGGAAGACATCTTCCGTAAGGAGAGTCCAACGGGTGTGATTCATTTTGCGGCTTTTAAAGCGGTGGGTGAATCGGTGGCTCAGCCGCTGAAATATTACCGCAACAATCTGGATTCGCTGCTGCTGCTCCTGGAGTTGATGCCTGCCTACGGGGTAAAGAATTTCGTATTCTCCTCGTCCTGTACAGTTTATGGACAGCCGGAGCAGTTGCCTGTAACGGAAGAAACGCCCCGCCTGCCAGCGCAGTCGCCTTATGGAAATACAAAGGCTATTGGCGAGGACATCATTCGGGATGCCGTGCATGCGAAGATACCCGTTAAAGCGCTGGCGCTCCGGTATTTTAACCCTATTGGGGCGCACCCGTCGGCAGAAATCGGCGAACTACCCCTGGGTGTTCCGGCTAATCTGGTTCCCTTCATTACGCAAACCGCGGCTGGTATCCGGCCAAGCCTGACCGTATACGGTGATGATTACAATACGCCAGACGGAACCTGTGTGCGGGATTATATTGATGTGATGGATCTGGCCGATGCGCACGTGCAGGCGTTGAAAAAGCTCATCGACGCGCAGGATGCTTCTTCCTACGATGTGATCAATATTGGCACGGGCCGGGGCGAAACCGTTCTGAATGTGATAAAAACGTTCGAACAGGCCACTGGCGTCAAAGTAAACTATAGCATCGGTTCTCGCCGGGCTGGTGACGTTGAGCAGGTGTATGCCGATGTCAGTAAAGCCAATCGTGTGTTGGCGTGGCAGGCTAAGCGCTCACTAGCCGAGTCATTACGCGATGCCTGGCAGTGGCAACAGAAACTAAGTTCAAAACAATAA
- a CDS encoding transglutaminase-like domain-containing protein — protein sequence MNDNELKALISLLDDEDREVVEHVEQRIRQMGGQMIPFLESEWEGSFNPDLQKRIEEIIHDLQYESVLDRMRDWKNGGAMDLLEGLWIVATYQYPDLSLDRLKQEVEQLYYDVWVDFKADMHPDEQIKAMNSAFFSKLKFAPNTKHFHSPANSMINQVLESRRGNPITLCVLYMLIAKRLNLPVYGVNLPNLFVLTYKNSSGVQFYINVFNRGLVFTTKDIDQYIDQLNIKRLDTFYQPCTNADIIRRVLRNLTLAFEKNGDTERVREVEQILNTVRDDGDGLPLSDYTQR from the coding sequence ATGAACGACAACGAATTGAAAGCCCTTATCTCGCTTCTGGACGACGAAGACCGGGAAGTCGTTGAACACGTTGAACAACGAATTCGACAAATGGGTGGTCAAATGATCCCTTTTTTAGAATCCGAATGGGAAGGGAGTTTCAATCCCGATCTGCAAAAACGAATTGAGGAAATTATTCATGATCTTCAGTATGAATCCGTTCTGGATCGGATGCGCGACTGGAAAAATGGGGGGGCAATGGACCTTTTGGAAGGCCTCTGGATCGTAGCCACCTATCAATACCCTGACCTTTCACTCGACCGATTAAAACAGGAGGTAGAGCAGTTGTACTACGATGTTTGGGTCGATTTTAAAGCGGATATGCACCCCGATGAGCAGATCAAAGCCATGAACAGTGCTTTTTTCTCGAAATTAAAATTTGCTCCGAATACCAAGCATTTCCACTCCCCGGCCAACTCCATGATCAATCAGGTACTCGAATCGCGACGGGGCAACCCCATTACGCTTTGTGTACTTTATATGCTCATTGCCAAGCGGTTGAACCTGCCCGTATACGGCGTTAACCTGCCCAACCTGTTTGTGTTGACGTATAAAAACAGCAGTGGCGTTCAGTTTTATATCAATGTGTTTAACCGGGGTCTGGTCTTTACGACGAAAGATATTGATCAGTACATCGACCAGCTAAACATCAAACGGTTAGATACCTTTTATCAACCCTGTACAAATGCCGACATCATTCGGCGGGTGCTTCGAAACCTGACGCTGGCGTTCGAGAAAAACGGCGATACGGAACGGGTTCGCGAAGTGGAACAAATCCTGAATACGGTTCGGGACGATGGCGACGGACTGCCGCTCTCGGATTATACCCAACGGTAA